A stretch of the Rosa rugosa chromosome 5, drRosRugo1.1, whole genome shotgun sequence genome encodes the following:
- the LOC133711270 gene encoding protein FAR1-RELATED SEQUENCE 5-like, whose amino-acid sequence MEGDELIVRRQWVCSKEGMSRIKPRKEKDVDKDRTPKKQNIGEVKKSRRSTIPRGRRYTRVNCPAAFNIQKRRKEQVDGDAQAALTWMNMRGMESSQFWCKYSTDEEGRLANLFWRDEQSLLDYSAYGDVLVMDSTYKTNLYGKPLVVFVGCNNHRATVVFGFALIRDEKEDTYIWVFRNFLESMNYKQPVSVLTDGDQSVRNVVVCLMPGARHRLCVWHIGRNIGQNVKDDAAQKLIGNMIYLSMSVGEWEAAWHSMVGRHGLSDNAWVASLYNKRERWAEAFFRGHFFGGMCSTQRVEGMHSKLKKQIGRYTRLCEVMPRMERTLGRIRNRILYDNFLSKNRAPVYETHMRGIEEDACRLFTHDIFVMIKSQILFERKFVMEREVAFNISDSVMFYLRQYDRPERKWCVEFRSDPANPKWLCSCKLFESDGIPCGHILNILKYQLVSRYPKSLISRWWTKAVSETTFAPRLKGRTDDKSAKVARYSALISEASKACQNYAFSDEGFKVGMTEFVRLDETSSEFRVDLPTDTANVPPISNVVRDPTVSRTKGMLLILAQTLKMEPLGNVCADYVSCPVTTGAHVLVGMKLLPLVKMCLQRVQYLTPQIQSISPHIQ is encoded by the exons ATGGAAGGGGATGAACTGATTGTGAGGAGGCAGTGGGTCTGTTCAAAAGAAGGAATGTCAAGGATTAAGCCGAGGAAGGAAAAAGATGTGGATAAGGACAGAACCCCCAAGAAGCAGAACATCGGCGAGGTGAAGAAATCGAGGAGGAGTACGATACCGCGGGGGAGGAGATACACTAGAGTGAACTGCCCAGCTGCTTTCAACATACA GAAGAGGAGAAAGGAGCAGGTCGATGGAGATGCACAGGCTGCTTTGACCTGGATGAACATGAGGGGAATGGAGTCAAGTCAGTTCTGGTGCAAGTATAGCACGGACGAAGAAGGGAGACTAGCCAATCTGTTTTGGAGGGACGAACAATCACTTTTGGACTACAGCGCATACGGTGATGTGTTGGTTATGGACAGCACGTACAAGACAAATCTGTATGGGAAGCCGCTTGTTGTATTTGTTGGCTGCAACAATCACAGAGCGACTGTTGTGTTCGGGTTCGCCCTTATACGTGATGAGAAGGAGGATACGTACATATGGGTGTTCAGGAATTTTCTCGAGTCAATGAACTATAAACAGCCTGTATCAGTCCTAACTGACGGAGACCAGTCGGTCAGAAATGTAGTAGTGTGTTTGATGCCAGGAGCTCGTCACAGGCTATGTGTGTGGCACATTGGAAGAAACATAGGGCAAAATGTGAAGGATGATGCAGCTCAAAAACTTATTGGAAACATGATTTATTTGTCAATGAGTGTTGGTGAATGGGAGGCCGCCTGGCATTCAATGGTGGGTAGACATGGCTTGTCTGACAATGCATGGGTGGCTAGCTTGTATAACAAACGGGAAAGGTGGGCGGAGGCATTCTTCAGAGGGCATTTTTTTGGTGGAATGTGCAGCACCCAGCGTGTGGAAGGCATGCATTCAAAACTGAAAAAGCAGATTGGGAGGTACACCAGGCTGTGTGAAGTAATGCCAAGAATGGAGAGGACACTGGGGCGCATCCGGAACCGCATTCTCTATGACAACTTCCTGTCGAAAAACAGAGCACCCGTGTACGAGACGCACATGAGGGGCATTGAGGAAGATGCATGCAGGCTGTTCACACATGACATATTTGTCATGATTAAGTCTCAGATCTTGTTTGAGAGGAAGTTTGTTATGGAGCGTGAAGTAGCCTTCAATATTTCGGACTCTGTGATGTTCTACCTACGGCAATATGACAGGCCGGAACGGAAGTGGTGTGTTGAGTTCCGTTCAGACCCGGCTAATCCGAAGTGGCTCTGTTCTTGCAAATTGTTCGAATCAGACGGAATTCCCTGCGGTCACATTTTGAACATTTTGAAGTATCAGCTTGTCTCTAGATATCCCAAAAGCCTGATATCCAGGTGGTGGACCAAGGCTGTGAGTGAAACGACATTTGCACCAAGACTGAAGGGCCGAACTGATGATAAGTCGGCAAAGGTTGCACGGTATTCTGCCCTCATATCAGAAGCCTCGAAAGCATGCCAAAATTACGCATTTTCTGACGAAGGATTCAAGGTGGGAATGACTGAATTTGTGAGGCTCGATGAAACTTCAAGCGAATTCCGTGTGGATTTACCAACGGACACAGCAAATGTGCCTCCAATCAGCAACGTTGTGAGGGACCCAACAGTATCCCGTACAAAGGGGATGCTTCTAATCCTTGCACAAACACTGAAAATGGAACCACTGGGCAACGTGTGTGCCGATTATGTTTCATGCCCGGTCACAACAGGCGCACATGTCCTGGTCGGGATGAAGTTGCTCCCGCTCGTGAAGATGTGCCTTCAACGGGTTCAGTACCTCACCCCGCAGATTCAGTCAATCAGTCCACACATTCAGTAG